The following is a genomic window from Elusimicrobiota bacterium.
TGAATAAAGGTTTTTATTCAAAGGTGCCTCAAGTTTAAGTTTTTCCGCTTGTTTTATTATGGCCCCGTTAATATATTCAATTTCTGTCTGTTTTCTATTTAAAATATCCTGTAGCATGGAGTTTGTATTGTTTTTTGTTTTTTTACATGCATTTACAACTTCTTTCTCTGGATTTTTATAGAGCAGTTTTATACCCAGATCTTTAGCTATCATTGCTGTTTCTTTTACAGTTTGAATTAAACTGTCTTTAATATAACAATTTTCTATAAGCTCTCCGTTTTTCATCTGGGTAATTGCCCCCAAAGGGTTAATAGCGGAATTTAGTACAAGTTTTGACCAAATAATTGAATCAATATTATTGTTGATTTTTATAACAATTCCGGTTTTATTGAATGTTTTTGCAATTTC
Proteins encoded in this region:
- a CDS encoding 2-dehydropantoate 2-reductase, with translation KNPERTAVIKKNGIKISGLTKKNTKTKITTNPNEIGTANLVLIFVKSYDTESATKSVLPCINKETIILSLQNGLGNIEIIRKYSVNNVFAGITAIGATLIGWGKVKHAGKGATIIGKSGRAKEIAKTFNKTGIVIKINNNIDSIIWSKLVLNSAINPLGAITQMKNGELIENCYIKDSLIQTVKETAMIAKDLGIKLLYKNPEKEVVNACKKTKNNTNSMLQDILNRKQTEIEYINGAIIKQAEKLKLEAPLNKNLYSRVKSIEKKP